From the genome of Phalacrocorax aristotelis chromosome 15, bGulAri2.1, whole genome shotgun sequence, one region includes:
- the C15H5orf52 gene encoding uncharacterized protein C5orf52 homolog: MARLNPGTGTHQGCGAVLQKIGQADGGDRLTVAAQCSSIRPLCVPMLWILAAMEPKQLEITSADLDLDLDSHLPNSPPSNSASRASRHDLLLLEKKVKHFEEAKKKTERFHEHLKQQFLKEQERKMARWKKASERFEKSLEVFSRRSGKSSVPSADRLSASEVTSLEQAAATDGEETKRHV; the protein is encoded by the exons ATGGCAAGACTCAACCCAGGCACGGGCACTCACCAAGGATGTGGAGCAGTGCTTCAGAAGATAGGCCAAGCAGATGGTGGGGACCGGCTCACCGTGGCAGCACAGTGCAGCAGCATCCGGCCCCTGTGTGTCCCCATGCTGTGGATCTTAGCTGCTATGGAGCCAAAGCAGCTGGAGAT cacctctgcagaCTTGGACCTCGACCTGGACAGCCATTTGCCCAACAGCCCCCCATCCAACTCGGCCAGCCGCGCCAGCCGCCatgacctgctgctcctggaGAAGAAG GTAAAACactttgaagaggccaaaaaGAAGACTGAACGTTTCCACGAACATTTAAAGCAGCAGTTTTTgaaagaacaggagagaaagaTGGCACGGTGGAAGAAGGCATCTGAAAGGTTTGAAAaatcactggaagtgttcagtCGCAGAAGTGGGAAGTCATCTGTCCCTTCGGCCGATCGTTTGTCTGCGAGTGAAGTGACGTCCTTGGAACAGGCAGCTGCTACCGACGGAGAAGAGACCAAGAGACATGTCTAG